CGCTTGCCCCGTGCAGACGTGCATACAGAAGGTGTCGTGGGCATGCGCGTCAACCACGCGCTAAACCTGCATATATCAGATTTGAAGGTTGCATCTCTTTAAAGGACACAAGCCGCTCAAAATCTGGTGATTACGAGAACCCGTTTTCTAAACCTGTTGTGCTGCGGGTTGGGAAACGGGTTTTTGCGTTAACGGCTTCTTTTCCTGATGAGACGCGAGCCATTCGATGTATTGCAGCGCCATGGTATTGTGGGGGTTATAGGTCAACGCTTTGTTGAGGAGTTCGAGGGCGTTGTCATACTCACCGAGAAGGAGATAACCCATGCCCACGTTGTAGTAACATTCGTCGAGCGGCAGGTGCAGGGTTTTCCCTTCTTCAGATTCAGTATTTGCCAGTTCGAGTGCTTTATAAGCAGATCGTATCCCTTCGTTGTACCGGTGCATCTGGTACGCAATATTGCTCCGCAAGTAATGCAGGAATGACGCATTGGGTGTTATCTGAAGTGCTTTGTGCACATAACTACGCGATTCTTTGAATGCACTTTCTTCCATGGCCACCTGGGCTGCTTTGTAATAAGCCTGTACGCGCAACTCGGGACGCAGCCGTTCAAAATCGAGCCTCTTGCAAGTGGCTTTGGCTTCAGCAAAATTACCCATAGCAAGGCAGATGTTCAGCAGATGATGCTGGTAATAGGCATCATCAGGTGTGAGCCGTAGTTGCTTTTTGACCATGGAATAGATCCGGTGCTGTTTGGCGCGCATGCCCTGCTCTGACAGCGCGTACCCAAAGTGCTCAATGGTAAGTGGCGCCGGCTCTACCGACAGCCCGGAAGCCACTGCAGCTGCATTAATGGATTCTGCTAACTGGTTGTGCACCAGCCCCGAATACTGAATGCTGTGCCCATTTCTGAAAAGCCTGTACGAGTGCATGATATCAAAGCTCGACAGGTCGCTTTGGCTATGGTAATTTTTGATTTTGAAGGCATAAGCAAGCAAGGTTGGGTTTTCGATCAGCTTTCGGATCATCTGCCAACCGGTTTCATCCAGCCGTTCGTCGGCATCGAGAATAAGGACCCAATCTGCTTTCACGTGCTGGAGTCCGTAATTGCGATGCATTGCAAAATCATGCGCCCAGGCCTGTTCGAGAACTTTGGCGTCCATCGAAAGCAACAGAGGTACCGTGCCGTCTATGCTGCCTGTATCCACGACAACCAGCTCGTCGAGATACTGCCGAACGCGTGGCAGCCATTCGAGCAGGTTGGTTTCTTCATCCCGCACAATCATGGCGAGGCAGAGCGTTGGTTGGGTTGGTATAGCCCGGGTCATAAGCTTGGTACGGACACTGTTGAAATGCTGAGAAGGGAATGCAAAGAAGGGGTACAGTGCATGAACGCTGATTAAAGCGTACTGCCAAAAAGGGAATTGCTGTGGCGCAGGGGGCCATGCCCTGGTGCGCAGAACCCTGTTGAGTGCAATAAACTTGCCAAGGGTTGTTGGATGTGCGCTGTGCACGAAGGCTCAGGTTACTGGACCGCCGGCTGATGATAATTGGGTTTGTATATAGCGAGCACCAGCCAGCCCTTTTTTGAGAATGCTGAACGTGCGCTGGATTTCAGCTTCGGTATTCCATACAAATGGCGACAACCTCAGGTAACACCCCTGCCTGCTGTCTACAAAGATTTGATGTGTTTTCAAGTACTGCGCCATACGGTCGGACTGGGGGATTTCAAATACAACCATGGCACTACGCTGTGTTGCCAGCCGGGGAGATCGCAGTTGCAGGCCAAGTTGATCTGCCAGTGCAATACACAGATCCGTTTTTTCTACCGCATCATTGCGCACAGCGTCGAGGCCGGCGTCGAGCAAGACTTTAACGCCCTCTACTGCATGATATAGGGCTGCAACAGCCGTTGTGCCCCCCAAAAAACGCATACGGGTATCCGGATGGGGCAGGGGCCGCTTGTCAAATGCAAACGGCGCTGCATCGCCAAACCAGCCTGTAAGGCGCGGTGTCAACTGCAGGCCAGGTTTCAGATACAGATAGGCATTGCCTGATGAGCCCGAGCCCTCTTTGAGCAGGCCGCCGAAGTAGAGGTCAATATCGAGTGCTGCGACGCTGGTGGTTAACGAACCAATACTGTGGTAGCCGTCAATCGCAAGGAGGCCGCCATGTTGGTGAATGGTATCAGCAACGTCTCTGATAAATGCGTCGGCTAGTTTTTCACCGGTGGTGAAGCCAACGTGGCTCAGGATCACAAGCGCTGTTTTGTCATCAATAGCGTCGAGCACAGCGGCTTCGTCAACAGTATTACCCTGCAATGGAATTTGCAGAATCTCCAGGTTATGGATATCTGCCCATTGCTGCAGGGTGAAGCTGACGGAAGGAAATTCTGCTTCCGTAAGGATAACTTTTCTCTTTTGGGCAAACAGTTCGCGTGCAGAAAGGATGCACTGGACAGTCCAGTGTACGTTGGGTTGCATGATACAGGTGCCGGCCTCTACGCCCAGCAGGGGAGAAATGTAATGATCACCAAGATAAACGGGGAGTGTCCACCAGCCAACGGTGTCTCCCGATTTTGGGCGCCAGTGATTGGGGACGTTGTTCCAGGCGTCAACGCCGCGTTGCTGCCAGTCGTTGATGAAGTGCTGCATCATGGCTGGAACCGTGGCCGGCATCAGGCCATGGGTGAACGCCCTGAATTCAATGGCATCCTGATGTGCAGGTAAGATGTAGGCGTCACGCAAAGACAGCATAGGATAGGGAGTCTTGTAGCAAACAAAAAAGGGCTCCTGTATAGCACAGAAGCCCTTGAAAATACCGTATTAGCAGGTTTGGCTGCTATCGATTATGCAGCAATCGGGTCTACATTGATGAACTTCCGATTGCCACGGCCACGGGTAAAGCGAACTGTACCATTGGCTGTAGCGAAGAGGGTATCATCACCGCCACGGGATACATTGTCTCCCGGGTGGAACTTGGTGCCACGCTGGCGAACGATGATGCCGCCGGCTTTGACAAAAGAACCACCGAATACCTTGACGCCAAGCATCTTAGCATTGGAGTCGCGACCGTTTTTGGTAGAACCTACACCTTTCTTATGTGCCATGACGTTAACTGGATTTTGTGTTACTACTTTGTTGTTGCTTTGTAAACGCTGTTAGATCAATTACTGTCAGATCAAACTAGGCGTCGCCGTCTTCAGCTTTCGGCTTGGCTGCTTTTTTTGGTGCAGCTTTTGGTTTTGCGGCAGCTTTTGGTTTGGCTGCGGTCTTCGGTTTGGCTGCAGCTTTCGGCTTCGCGGCCGCTTTCGGCTTGGCTGCTGCTTTAGGCTTCGCGGCCGCTTTCGGCTTGGCTGCTGCCTTTGGTTTTGCTGCGGGCGCATCATCTGCCTTTTTGGTAGCAGTTGCTTTTGCAGATCCTACAGTCAAACCGCTAATCTGAAGCTTGGTATATTGCTGGCGGTGGCCACGCTTTACCTTGAAACGCTTCCGGCGCTTCTTCTTGAAGACGAGTACTTTGTCTGCCTTAACGTGCTCGAGCACTTTGGCTTTGAATTTGGCCCCTTTTACAGTTGGCTCACCAACTTTAATTTTGCCGTTGTCCGACACGAGGAGTACATCGTCAATGGTGACTGCTGCGTCGACTTTGGCGTCCATCAAAGGGACAAAAATTGTATCGTCTTTGCTGACTTTAAACTGTTTGTCAGCTACTTCAATAATTGCGTACATTTGCTCTTCTTATGTGCGCCGGGCTGGCTACCGCCGCGAGAGTTAAGAATAACTTCAAATTTTTCACAGATGGCCTTATAATCTCAAATAGTCCCAGTGTTTCCTTTTTAATTGTGTAATTCGTGACAAGATGTTGATAGATACGCGTATCACCCTGCCGCATAATAATACGGTTATCAATTCACCCCGTATTTTCTGTATAGGACGCAATTATGCGGCGCATGCTGCAGAAATGAAGAGCAAAGTACCCGAGGTACCGATGGTGTTTCTGAAGCCGTCGACGGCGCTTGCCAGGGATGGGGGAGAAGTGGTGTTACCTGATCTATCTGCTGAGATACACCACGAGGTTGAGTTGGTTGCCGTGATTGGAAAAGGTGGGAAGCACATTGCGCCAGAACATGCACTTG
The genomic region above belongs to Bacteroidota bacterium and contains:
- a CDS encoding tetratricopeptide repeat protein, with translation MTRAIPTQPTLCLAMIVRDEETNLLEWLPRVRQYLDELVVVDTGSIDGTVPLLLSMDAKVLEQAWAHDFAMHRNYGLQHVKADWVLILDADERLDETGWQMIRKLIENPTLLAYAFKIKNYHSQSDLSSFDIMHSYRLFRNGHSIQYSGLVHNQLAESINAAAVASGLSVEPAPLTIEHFGYALSEQGMRAKQHRIYSMVKKQLRLTPDDAYYQHHLLNICLAMGNFAEAKATCKRLDFERLRPELRVQAYYKAAQVAMEESAFKESRSYVHKALQITPNASFLHYLRSNIAYQMHRYNEGIRSAYKALELANTESEEGKTLHLPLDECYYNVGMGYLLLGEYDNALELLNKALTYNPHNTMALQYIEWLASHQEKKPLTQKPVSQPAAQQV
- a CDS encoding aminotransferase class V-fold PLP-dependent enzyme, translating into MLSLRDAYILPAHQDAIEFRAFTHGLMPATVPAMMQHFINDWQQRGVDAWNNVPNHWRPKSGDTVGWWTLPVYLGDHYISPLLGVEAGTCIMQPNVHWTVQCILSARELFAQKRKVILTEAEFPSVSFTLQQWADIHNLEILQIPLQGNTVDEAAVLDAIDDKTALVILSHVGFTTGEKLADAFIRDVADTIHQHGGLLAIDGYHSIGSLTTSVAALDIDLYFGGLLKEGSGSSGNAYLYLKPGLQLTPRLTGWFGDAAPFAFDKRPLPHPDTRMRFLGGTTAVAALYHAVEGVKVLLDAGLDAVRNDAVEKTDLCIALADQLGLQLRSPRLATQRSAMVVFEIPQSDRMAQYLKTHQIFVDSRQGCYLRLSPFVWNTEAEIQRTFSILKKGLAGARYIQTQLSSAGGPVT
- the rpmA gene encoding 50S ribosomal protein L27, giving the protein MAHKKGVGSTKNGRDSNAKMLGVKVFGGSFVKAGGIIVRQRGTKFHPGDNVSRGGDDTLFATANGTVRFTRGRGNRKFINVDPIAA
- the rplU gene encoding 50S ribosomal protein L21, with amino-acid sequence MYAIIEVADKQFKVSKDDTIFVPLMDAKVDAAVTIDDVLLVSDNGKIKVGEPTVKGAKFKAKVLEHVKADKVLVFKKKRRKRFKVKRGHRQQYTKLQISGLTVGSAKATATKKADDAPAAKPKAAAKPKAAAKPKAAAKPKAAAKPKAAAKPKTAAKPKAAAKPKAAPKKAAKPKAEDGDA